DNA sequence from the Bombus vancouverensis nearcticus chromosome 8, iyBomVanc1_principal, whole genome shotgun sequence genome:
AAGGTATTCttaaaattaaattgttttctttttaaaaagtACATATATCTTTGCATATATTCCATTgaataaatgaataattatttattaatattaattatttacaagtAGATATTTTAGATTTTTTTGTATACATAGCATATATATAGGTGGACTGCCTCTGAATATTTATCTTTTTAGTAAACAATTATATTACTAGaagttaattataatatttattatatatagagaTAATTTCTGTATAAAATAGCAGTATTTCCTATACATTTTCTTAGAAtaggaattatttattttgcacgatattaatttttaaaattaaaaaatcaaaaatatttaagtattttccatgcaaaacttttatgtatatattgtatgtaatacaaaaaatgtttaaatttcATTGATATATTCATAATAGGTTTCTAGAAATGTATAATCTAAAGAATTAGATATATTAGCAACaaagtttatataattttaagtgacgtaaattttttaaattatcaaaatttacataaaatctGTGGTTTAAAAGGTTTTATGTAAACATCTACGTTAAGGAAGGAATAACTATGGACACAGAACTTAGTTTACCTTCTTCTAAACAAGAGCTCGAAGAATTGATAGAAAAAGCAAAAGATTGGGCACTTATGCATGGAATGTGTATGAGAtcaaaacaaaattttaatgaaaacatCCTACAATTTGCACCGTTTATTCTGATGCCATCTCCATTTCCTAGAAAAGAATTCGAGAACGCTTGTTCaattcaaataatattaaatatacttaTGCATAGAGTTGCCCAGGACTATAATTTCTTAAAAGCAACTTTAGAAGAAACGATTAAAGTTGACAATTTTACCAAAAAGTTATTTGAAATctgtaaaattataaacaaagaaGGGGGATCAGCACAAAAAATATCTCTTGGTATATTGCGTTCAGACTTAATGTTGGATACATCTTGTCCACAAGAAGATACAATTAAGAAATGTATACCATATTGTTGTTGGAAACAAGTTGAAATAAATACAATTGCATCTGGCTTTGGTTGGTTAGGACCTGCTTCAACTGAATTACACAAATTTGTATTAAGAGAGCTTggatattataaagaaataaaaaatcttcCAGAAAATAATGCACTGGAAATAATATGTTCAAGTATGATTAAAGCATGGAAGATATATGGAAATGAACAGTATGTTTCTAATCAAATTACAGGTTATATTACAGATCTTACAGgttaagaaaatttaaatatatatttaattatttacagaGCAGTAATTTTATTTGTTGTTGAAGAtgttacatataatatatgtgATCAACGCTTTCACGAATTTGAAATTAAGAAACAGAATCCAAATGTTAGAGTCATTCGTAGAAATTTAACACAATTGGCAGCTACTGCCAAATTGGGTTCTAATAAGGAATTGATAGTAGACAGTTATATTGTATCTGTAGTGTACTACCGATGTGGGTATGAACCTGGACAATATCATACACAGAAAGAATGGGATGTAAGATTATTAATAGAAAGATCATTGGCAATTAAGTGTCCTACCATACAGTATCATTTAGCAGGAACTAAAAAAGTTCAACAAGCACTTGCAAAGCCAGGTGTAATtagtagatttttaaaaaatgaaagaacatGTGCAGAGATCAAAGAAATATTCACTGGTAAGTGAATTATTTTACTAGTAATATATCACATTGagatattaattgaaatattatgtTGTTTTGTATAGAACTTTATGCATTAGATTTTGATGAACGTGGGGATGCTGCTATAGAAATGGGAATTACAAATCCACATTCTTTTGTACTTAAACCTCAACGAGAAGGAGGTTGCAATAACAAATATGGattagatataaaatattttttagagtCTATAAAGAATAAGCAAGACAGAGTAGCTTGGATTCTTATGGACAAAATTCATCCTCCAATTCACAAGAGTCATATGATCAGACCTGAAAATAATATGAGTACAGAATCCCAAGAATTAGTTTCTGAATTAGGAATATTTGGTGTTATAATAGCAGATGAAAATAATGTATATCTTAATAAGCAAAGTGGTCATATGTTACGGACAAAGTTAGCTACTGCTAATGAAGGTGGTGTTGCATCAGGATTGGGTGCATGTGACAGTCCATTTCTAATAGATTGAAGACACATACATAAATTGACAGACACATACTTTTAATAAgatatgaaataatattatacacgagatgaaattttaatttgttatagGGATATATTAAAACAGTGTACTGAGTATTACTTCTCAAAGTCAAATTTGATAAGTTATGCAgcatatacataatattttttaatatacattatcataaataattatctatatattcttttttttatttaaatgtgaagctaaaatttctttattcaaaTATATGTTTCGTACataatgtttattttatatacatataaaatgaaCCAAAATGAACATACTTACTACCAGTGTGTATTTAAGATAATACAtcttccatttatttatatgtaatggtgttatcatattttaataaaataaatgctTATAGTAAGTATTtgtagtattatatatattatagcaAACTTGTGAAGTACTGATAATGAAATATatgttaaaattacaaatttatataaaaattataatctaaTTGAAAGGTATATAATTAAGATTGTATTATCTAAAAAATGTTCCCAATTTATACAATGATAGTAATCAAATGaagttttgaaaaatattttatatgcaaAAAGTTTTAGACTTCTGAGAATCTTTAATTTATTGGtatcttaaatattataacttttatgcaatacatttttttaaaatgcatatgtatacaaatatttcaatatgaataaacattatttttatatgcgatacttatttactttatttttttcataattccaTAATTCCAAATAAGTAAAATAGGATGTGCTTTATTTAGATTATCTTTGCAGCTTCACCAGATGTTATACATGCTGTGGCAAAGTATGATGTCAGCCATGAACAAAGAGAAGTTTTCTTTTTCCGAGAAGGCACTATAGTGGCGTGGAATATTTCTGAACTCGAATGTGAAAatatattagaatttttaaaaaaatacgaacaaaatcgttatatggaatgcatTGTAAAATCTGAAAGTGAAGTAATGTGTTACAGTTATGCGGATCATGGGTAATATCTATTAAAATTTAAGAgatttaaatttcattatttttcagtaattttaGTTCTTTgctctttaaatattttacagaaaAAAGAATCATATAAAGGATGGTAACATTATTTTAGCTTTAAACGCAACAAATTTAGATAAATACACATTCTCAAATGCAATGGCACAATCAGTCAAGTTAGGTATATGGGAAGCATCTTTAGACCATTATATAGATTCCATAGCATTTGTTACTGAAGATTTAAAGTCTGGCAGAGAGCTTAGAATGACTCAACATGAAGTATTAAGAAAGCAAGGGGAATTATTTGCTTTGCGACATTCAATTAATTTAAGCTCAGATTTATTAGACACTCCAGATTTCTATTGGGAAAGGGATGATTTAGAACGTCTTTACCAAGAAACTTGCTCGTATTTTAACATTGCAAAACGCACAAGAGTAAGTTAGAAAAGGTCATTGATTTGGCTATGTATTATGAGCTTGTATATAGAGTGTATAGAAAATTGTGgtattaaaagtaaattattcCTCGTAGAAAAGTAGTAGTCAAGAAATAGTCAAGAATgtagaatgaaatttttattacaattttttaaagaattttaaaaataaagatataatacatagtatatatttatttattactatatatactaatttacttgtttatttacaattacactattggaaaaattattaaacatgATTACATTGTTAaaacatacaaatttttattatgtgAATGTGGgatgtaaaattataatattttagataCCTATTAAACTagataaatacatatttaaactaTTTGTTTTACTATTTTTACGTTACTTTTGTATGAGAAACCACTTAATTTTCAATACTCTATGTATGATAtgcaaatatataattaattttattttgtaggTTATAAACGAAAAATTAAATCATTGTGTTGAACTTGTGGGAATTTTAGCAATGCGTTTAAGCGATCGCCATCATATTCGTTTAGAGTGGATGATCATTATTCTTATCATGGTCGAAGTTGTTTTTGAAATATTACATTACCTCAACAGATATTTTTCATAGTTTAATATCTATAATTGTATTTATAAGGTCTAAATTAGTGTAATAGTAATTGCTATTATCTATATTGTATTTAATTGTAAAAagataaatacatattataaataaaatttatacttttGCGCAGTTAAACTTTAGAACCATGTGGTGTTTATTCATgttaatatatttgtttataatgtTGTTATTAATTGTTGGCTAATTTAATACTAtgattacattattttattttaccatcaCACTTTACTCTATTCTATTTTGTGATcagttacatacatatattatttgtttgGCATTTCTTTCCCCCATCCACGTTTTTTGGTACATAATTTAGGTtacataatttatttcaatgaaataatcAATCACGTATATAAATTGTTAAACAATTAACATCAATACATAATTATgttaatagaatattatttcgatcgattaatactaaattataaaataaaacattactttttgaaaaaggaaaaaataagagGCAAAGGGAGTGCAAATAAgtttttacataaaataaatatttttccaaataaaaaataaaaaaatagtttcattaaattttgactgaaaaattctattattacttattcatctattattattaaattctactatgaatttaattatagaataaattttCGACATTTACCTAAGAAAGTCAGCAGCTGCGAAATGCAACTCGTCAATAATTGCAATGTAGAACAAGGACACCTgtttactataatattttatcttccattacattcataattattaacatttaaataatgtaaattttaaaaaattataaatgttcgatttcttttattcctAATTGCAAATGCAAATCTTGATAAAATTTTTCCTACTTAAATctagaatatttctattttctattcaatgtaaaaattgtaatataaaagtcgaaaatatttaataataatgtatatgATATCTAAAATATGTATGTTACGCTTAATATTCTAGAAATAATAATCTGATATAAATTGTGTaatgaaaataatgtaaaaaatcacttctatataatatatgactATTCCATTTGTGTTACATATTACTAATATtggaattttattattacaatttgtgttatatattattttcattttatacataaaagaaaaatattttatctttacATGTATTGTATATGATATACAAGAATGAAATACATAGAAAACAAAATCATATACACAACTACAAGTAGGATAATGTACACTTATATGTATAATCAGGTATAATGTATACACATGTGCACGCAAATACGCACGCGCAGCCACGATGAAGGAATGGACACTGAATGAGGGATTCTATATATAACTTCGTGTACTATATTCTGTTAAGTATTAAAGGTACGATTTTGTATTTAACCTTTCAAAGTCTTTACCTTCTCTCATCTTATTTTATGACAATGATTATAAATAATAGATTGCTGTTTAAACAGTAACATATCCACTTACACGTGTGGACCAATATAACTCCAATTTACATGTACAACGTAATTCTAATGACATAAGTTTCACATGTAACTGAATCTAATTTTTACAAACGACGTAAAGTAAAATGAAACGAAGATTTTTATatgatacataatatatttcttCATAAAGAGCAACTTATCTTCTTACTTTGTTTGAATCAATCCATTGTACAGCCTATCCAATATAAATCCTATTAACTTAAGCCAAATAGTAAATTTTATGTGTAATATCTTTAAGCTTTACGAATAACATATAATAACATAATGAAATGGATATTTTTATACGAATATTTTTGTACCTTATTTACTATGCTTTCTATGGAccaatataatttcaatattatcaAATCAAATAGTAAGTTTTAAACAATAGtaattgtatttaaatttttacaaatgGCATAAAGTGAAACGTAATAAAGATCCttatatattatgatatataattggataaaaagaaaagaacgaaggGCAGCATGCCTGCTgttttttcttttgttgtttCAGCTAATTCAATAGAGACGCTCTATAGGTGAATTTCTTAGGTACATCCCTGTGAATCTCACGCATGACTCGCACCCTTCTGCGCCTGTATCAGAAGCGAAGCGAAGTTGTAGGCCAGTTTCAGCGATAATAGCAGCCACTTGTCGGCTAGCTGATGCCGTGGCAAGTTCAATTCTGTATTCTATGAGACAATACCATTCTCAAAAATACTATAGACATTAACATTCTACATTACAAAATTTACAAATCTTTACAAATCATCCAGTTGTTTATAGTTATGTCAATCCAAAGCAGTTATCTACTTTCAAATTAAACGCTACACGTTTGTACATATTTAcgtaagtatacatatataaattcacatggtttaaaatttttttaacgacttaaaaaatatcatattttatCTCTTTATTATGGTAGTATATTTAAATTGATACATTAGTTAGGTTCATTTATAATATTGGGTGTCATATGTTTAAGTTACGTTTACtttgttttctatttttacGCTTCTGAAATTGTGTGGATTCTAATCAATTTACTTCTGAGGAAGTGggtggaatttttatttttatttttatttttatcgtattatttaaaattttcttatcttttatgtatatttaagtTTACGAGTTGGAATTctaatttaattgaaatatttgataaaattttgtatgttaaaTGGTTGAATAATGTTAAGCAGAATATTAAAGCTGTATATAGTTTAATGTATTGTCGGTGAGTTACATGTGTTTTTGCTATTCGTGTAAAAGTAATGAAATTGCTATCAATGCAGTCCTGTGAGGAATGATGGCATGCGTCACGAGCTTTCGATTGATCGCCCTTCAACGTAGGACTTTCGCGCTCATTCTTTTTTTCAGTTAACGATACGATTGCCACGCGTCACGAATCTCTTCTCTTGTTCCACTTCTTGTGCTTCTCTTTTTTCCGGCAAATATATCGCTATAGtcaatactacgttatatttatCAAATCTAATTCCTTTCAGTGTATTATATCGATTATGGTTTTTTATTTGCGTACATATGTTTTGCTTCATATGATTTGTTTTAGATAACATTccgatataataattatattttaagtaatttagTTTTCAATAATAGCTACATTTTACAATGAGAGCAGAGTAGTACTACATTTTACAGTATTAACtatactataattttatttttcatagcaattttcttttttaaaatagtgcagtattatattttaaaatattaattatatattttaagtaatttaaaGTATTAACGATATTATAAGTAGTATTATTTATGCTTTTCGATTTTCTTTAATTCAGATCTTGTtggattgaaaaatatttttcctctttttagtttttaattatattttaaataattttaaaaaattcttaaccAAGTTTTATTTGACTTTTTTTGTTATCTTTAATTTAGAAGATGTTGGATTTATAAAGACGGCTTTTCTTTTCCAACTTAATCATATTGTAGCAGTGCATTAAGAAAGTAAGAGTCGATGTAAGTGTGAACCATTGAAATATCGATTTAGGTCCAAATATAGTCTCCCTTTAGCTACTTAAATAATATAAGAGCGGAAGTATAACGAATACTTGTTGCACATCTACCTTCGACGAAAAttgttcttttaaattttaGCTTCTCTTTGGTTCTTCAATATTTATCTGATTAAATGATtaattcaaataattaataataatagtaataagtaatacaaataaatttctaatatcTTATTCGAGAAATGAATTATTTCCAAATgataatttcaaataataacGCAAAGTAAGAAATAACATTTGTTCGTTAACATAATAGACatcttaattattataaattatttggtCTTAACACAActcaaaatttaaatatttcatcagATAATTGACTTGCATGATCATTAATAAtaacaagaaaagaaaacagTCATTGAACTTTACCTGATGGGTGAAAGAGCAGTATTTGTTAACAAACAGACacaaatgaataaaatttaaaatatggCTTCAGAATATAAACAGTACAGTAGAAGTAAATACTATCGATGATAAATATCGTCAGAAGTTTGTAGTTTTAGAACagatttattttcataaattttcgaACTAAAGGCCatcttattatatatatagttcACAAAACTTTCTTTTGAATCGATTATTACTTTCaatatttctctatttttctttttttaagttttaagaaacaaaaaaaattttcaattctaTTAATAAATTCACCTCTTAGtgtaataatttagaaaaaatccTAATTTCATTAATGTAATTCTAAAAAATTGGAATGTTTTACATTATAAGCAATTGACAGTAATGCTACTATTTTTCATGTTTATGTACATGCACGTACATCATTTTTATTTGAACTAATTCTACACAATCTTCAAGTTCATTCATTAAAACTtgagatatttatatataaggTGTATCGTTTAAGATTAAACATAATTCATTAGGCATTTCGAATAACCTGACAAAGAAATGTTTCGAATAAAAGCTATGTAAGTCAAATTTCGTTCTGCAACACATCTGAGAATtaaagatttcgaaaaaattctttttcaataaaaaatcaATCAAAAGAAGTCTTTGATTATCGatcataaaatttaattaattaaatgtctATTTTTTATAGGCTAGTGTACATTACAAAATGTTTCTGATATATTTCAAATGATTTCAAAATTCTACTAAGATAAACAATGGACATGACAGTAAAGGATATAAGTGGAGGAACCAGATGGGTCTGTCCAAACGATAGACATTTGTCATTGAGAGCAAAGTAAGCATAAATTTCAACACCTCTTTATAAGCATATAGGAAAATAGAGAAAGTccttttatgaaatttaatttaatttataagaattagAATGAAATAGAATGAATAAGTATCAGAATGGAAGTTTGGAAGTTGTTCTGTAACAAGATGTAGTCAGAGtacaaaaaatgtatttttaaatcttatattatagaaaaataacaGAAGTAGAATTTTTCATAGAACAATTAGTTAAAATATTATCAAAGTTAGATATCTAAAAAGAGAATTATTTCGCTTTtaatatgtttaatttttttagtAGTCTAACAgtcaaaaagatatttttaatttaaaaattcagcTTAAAAGTAAGTAAAAAGTTCTAAAagaggagagagggagagagggagagagggagggagagagacagagagagagagagagagagagagagaattctgagaaatttacaaaatttatgtcacaattaaaagaaatttaatttaatcaatGTTTTAAGCTCAGTTATCTTTCATGCTGCTTAAAGTTAAAAGATAGTTTTAGAATTACTTATTATAgttatttatgtattatgtatgtatatatgataattagataaataatttattctatAATATGAGTTACTTCTCATTGTGATTTGAATTCTTATATATTCCTTTTGTCAATAAAACacatacatttttaataaaatatcaataattaGGTTGCAAACAGGTTGGTCTGTAAAGACTGGCTCTCTAGATTCAAAATGGGGTACTTACTCTAATTCTTACTCAAGTGGCACTAATCGATGTGCACAATCATTTGTACTTACTGAGGAGGAACAACAGACAATTatacaggtaaaatttcgaacaaatacaaatataacttttctttttccttcttactTAAGCTTCTGA
Encoded proteins:
- the LOC117159625 gene encoding required for meiotic nuclear division protein 1 homolog, whose protein sequence is MVLSYFNKINAYTSPDVIHAVAKYDVSHEQREVFFFREGTIVAWNISELECENILEFLKKYEQNRYMECIVKSESEVMCYSYADHGKKNHIKDGNIILALNATNLDKYTFSNAMAQSVKLGIWEASLDHYIDSIAFVTEDLKSGRELRMTQHEVLRKQGELFALRHSINLSSDLLDTPDFYWERDDLERLYQETCSYFNIAKRTRVINEKLNHCVELVGILAMRLSDRHHIRLEWMIIILIMVEVVFEILHYLNRYFS
- the LOC117159595 gene encoding glutathione synthetase isoform X4, producing MDTELSLPSSKQELEELIEKAKDWALMHGMCMRSKQNFNENILQFAPFILMPSPFPRKEFENACSIQIILNILMHRVAQDYNFLKATLEETIKVDNFTKKLFEICKIINKEGGSAQKISLGILRSDLMLDTSCPQEDTIKKCIPYCCWKQVEINTIASGFGWLGPASTELHKFVLRELGYYKEIKNLPENNALEIICSSMIKAWKIYGNEQAVILFVVEDVTYNICDQRFHEFEIKKQNPNVRVIRRNLTQLAATAKLGSNKELIVDSYIVSVVYYRCGYEPGQYHTQKEWDVRLLIERSLAIKCPTIQYHLAGTKKVQQALAKPGVISRFLKNERTCAEIKEIFTELYALDFDERGDAAIEMGITNPHSFVLKPQREGGCNNKYGLDIKYFLESIKNKQDRVAWILMDKIHPPIHKSHMIRPENNMSTESQELVSELGIFGVIIADENNVYLNKQSGHMLRTKLATANEGGVASGLGACDSPFLID